One region of Niallia sp. Man26 genomic DNA includes:
- a CDS encoding M20 family metallopeptidase yields MKQTIIDAIDQHKKTFEEISIYIGENPELGHEEFKASAVLIKTLLEHDFKVERDFCGLPTAFRAVFDSGKEGPVIGFMSEYDALPEVGHACGHNLIGTMGIAAGIGLSKVLAETGGKVIVYGTPAEETKGGKVTMAEQDIFSELDVAMMVHPLDNNMKSGSSLAMDAIQFEFFGKAAHAAASPHMGINALDAVLQTFNSINALRQHVTSDARIHGIIPEGGKAANVVPDYAVAQFYVRAARRDYVNELVEKVKKCAEGAALQTGATLTVSNYEFSYDDMITNDTLSEAFNKELVSLGIPAQEIYEQRDGSGSLDMGNVSQAVPSIHPYIKICNEAYACHTHEFREAAMTDQAREAMIVGAKSMALTGYEVLTNKELLQQIKDEFNRNK; encoded by the coding sequence TTGAAACAAACAATCATCGATGCAATTGATCAGCATAAAAAAACATTTGAAGAAATCAGCATATATATCGGCGAAAACCCTGAGCTTGGCCATGAGGAATTCAAGGCAAGTGCAGTCTTAATAAAAACATTATTAGAACATGATTTCAAAGTAGAAAGAGATTTTTGCGGACTGCCAACTGCGTTCCGTGCCGTTTTTGACAGCGGGAAGGAAGGTCCAGTCATTGGCTTTATGTCAGAATATGATGCATTGCCAGAAGTTGGCCATGCATGCGGCCATAATTTAATCGGCACGATGGGAATTGCGGCAGGTATTGGCCTGAGCAAAGTCCTGGCTGAGACTGGCGGTAAAGTTATCGTTTATGGAACGCCTGCAGAGGAAACAAAGGGCGGCAAGGTTACCATGGCAGAACAAGATATCTTTTCTGAACTGGATGTAGCCATGATGGTCCATCCTCTTGATAATAATATGAAAAGCGGATCTTCCTTAGCGATGGATGCGATCCAATTTGAGTTCTTCGGGAAAGCAGCCCACGCTGCTGCAAGCCCTCATATGGGAATTAACGCATTAGATGCAGTACTGCAAACATTTAACAGCATCAATGCCCTTCGCCAGCATGTTACTTCAGATGCACGCATTCATGGCATCATTCCAGAAGGCGGCAAGGCAGCCAATGTTGTCCCTGATTATGCAGTTGCCCAATTCTATGTACGTGCAGCCAGACGAGACTATGTGAACGAGCTTGTTGAGAAGGTGAAAAAATGCGCAGAAGGTGCTGCATTGCAGACTGGTGCAACATTAACAGTGTCTAACTATGAATTCTCTTATGATGATATGATTACAAACGATACGCTTTCTGAAGCATTTAATAAGGAATTAGTTTCACTTGGCATACCTGCACAGGAAATCTATGAGCAAAGAGACGGATCTGGTTCCCTTGATATGGGTAATGTCAGCCAAGCTGTGCCTTCAATTCACCCATATATTAAAATTTGCAATGAAGCATATGCATGCCACACACATGAATTTAGAGAGGCTGCAATGACAGATCAGGCGAGAGAAGCAATGATTGTTGGGGCAAAATCGATGGCGTTAACAGGCTATGAAGTATTAACAAACAAAGAGCTGCTTCAACAAATTAAAGATGAATTTAACCGCAATAAATAA
- the speD gene encoding adenosylmethionine decarboxylase, whose protein sequence is MSLTPEQRIELHGFNNLTKSLSFNMYDICYTRTKEERESYLQYIDEQYNADRLTSILKNVSDIIGAYVLNVAKQDYEPQGASVTLLVSEGPVAEAPKEVFEESPGPLPGSVVMHLDKSHITVHTYPEYHPDEGISTFRADIDVSTCGEISPLKALNYLLHSFDTDIMIIDYRVRGFTRDIHGHKLFIDHDINSIQNYIPDEAKKTFDMIDVNIYQENIFHTKCKLKQFDLNNYLFGYTADELSEKEQADITEKLTVEMNEIFYGKNINN, encoded by the coding sequence ATGAGCTTAACACCTGAGCAGCGTATAGAATTGCATGGCTTTAATAACCTGACAAAATCGCTGAGCTTTAATATGTATGATATTTGTTATACAAGAACAAAGGAAGAACGAGAAAGCTATCTGCAATACATTGATGAGCAATATAATGCCGATAGGTTAACGAGTATTTTAAAAAATGTCTCCGATATTATTGGGGCATATGTTCTAAATGTCGCAAAGCAGGATTATGAACCGCAAGGAGCAAGTGTCACCTTATTAGTTTCAGAAGGCCCTGTGGCGGAAGCTCCTAAAGAGGTATTTGAAGAATCACCAGGGCCGCTGCCTGGTTCTGTTGTAATGCATCTTGATAAAAGCCATATAACTGTTCATACTTATCCTGAATACCATCCTGATGAAGGAATCAGCACATTCCGCGCTGATATAGATGTCTCCACCTGTGGAGAAATCTCTCCATTGAAGGCACTCAACTATTTACTTCATTCTTTTGATACAGATATCATGATTATTGATTACCGCGTCAGAGGCTTCACCCGTGATATTCATGGACATAAGCTGTTTATAGATCATGACATTAACTCAATTCAGAATTATATTCCCGATGAAGCGAAAAAAACCTTTGATATGATTGATGTGAATATTTACCAAGAAAATATTTTTCATACAAAATGTAAGCTGAAGCAGTTTGATTTAAACAATTACTTGTTTGGATATACAGCTGATGAATTAAGTGAAAAAGAGCAGGCAGACATAACAGAAAAGCTGACAGTAGAAATGAACGAGATTTTCTATGGAAAAAATATCAACAACTAA
- the glsA gene encoding glutaminase A encodes MPCKTVDELKAVLEEARVYTKDGKVADYIPALSRANGDDLSIAVYYPNGTCYSAGCIKEKITLQSISKVLTLALALMESGEDTVFQKVGYEPTGDPFNSIVKLEMSNPSKPLNPMINAGALAVTSMIKGNSVEERLTRIVDFVKKLAGNDDISYSEEVARSEFETSHLNRALCHFMKQHGIINEDVEELLDLYTKQCAIEVNCLDLARIGIIFAMDGVEPVTNNRIMPAHVARICKTFMVTCGMYNASGEFAVRVGIPAKSGVSGGILGAVPNRFGIGISGPALDDKGNSVAGVKLLEILAKKYSLSMF; translated from the coding sequence ATGCCATGTAAAACAGTAGATGAATTGAAAGCAGTTCTAGAGGAAGCAAGGGTATATACGAAAGATGGAAAAGTCGCTGACTACATACCAGCATTGAGCCGAGCAAATGGCGATGATTTGTCGATTGCGGTCTATTATCCGAACGGTACATGTTATTCAGCAGGGTGTATTAAGGAAAAAATCACCTTGCAAAGTATCTCAAAGGTGCTTACTTTAGCACTTGCATTAATGGAGTCCGGAGAAGACACTGTTTTCCAAAAGGTAGGCTATGAACCGACAGGAGACCCCTTTAATTCCATTGTTAAATTGGAAATGAGCAATCCGTCGAAGCCGCTTAACCCTATGATAAATGCAGGTGCATTAGCGGTCACAAGCATGATTAAAGGAAATTCTGTCGAGGAGCGTTTAACACGTATTGTAGATTTTGTGAAAAAACTGGCAGGCAATGATGACATCAGCTATTCAGAAGAGGTTGCCCGCTCTGAGTTTGAAACATCTCATCTAAACAGAGCTTTATGCCACTTTATGAAACAGCACGGCATCATCAATGAAGATGTGGAAGAACTGCTGGACCTTTACACGAAGCAATGTGCCATTGAGGTTAATTGCCTGGATCTTGCAAGAATAGGGATTATTTTTGCAATGGATGGTGTAGAGCCAGTAACGAATAACCGGATAATGCCAGCGCATGTGGCCCGAATCTGCAAAACCTTTATGGTAACATGCGGAATGTATAATGCATCTGGGGAGTTTGCAGTTCGTGTCGGCATTCCGGCAAAAAGTGGTGTTTCCGGCGGAATTCTAGGCGCTGTTCCTAATCGTTTTGGTATCGGCATTTCCGGTCCTGCCCTTGATGACAAAGGAAATAGTGTGGCAGGAGTCAAGCTGCTTGAAATCTTAGCGAAGAAATATTCTTTAAGTATGTTTTGA
- a CDS encoding GGDEF and EAL domain-containing protein: MRRLERATMIYKNSQTKWIITLCLCVVLSMLVNIFYHFLNHVVFILLHLLFSLISIFSLMVLLKNISALIMELKNSSTKLQTIFETMDMAIWFHDYKIGTLFITSGMERIYGRSTAEFYQNIDLWKEVVHEDDRGLITERLEALKTEKEVTSIYRIIRPDGQIRWIKDKGIPLYDGNGKMIEFTSIFFDITESKENEDRFSTLVEMSPDIIAVVSNYEMLYINFAGSKLIGASNPLELVGNTVYELLSTEDYEKINHEFSINGAKNLRVEVQIKTLQQKVMDVELSCMPILFAGSHAVLVVGRDITERKKSDTLIKRLAYNDTLTDLPNRNSCMVYLHDRIHCLAVESLYVLFLDLDQFKRINDTRGHSTGDMILKEVANRLKSSLEEGDFVARLGGDEFVIILENADLQEIKSKADKILEAFTQPLFIKMEEFFVTPSIGISHYPSDGKDQETLIKNADAAMYLAKDNGKNNYQFYSHALEESSSRKMVLEMALRKAIKLNELSLVYQPQFNIITGEIFGVEALLRWKHPQFGFVSPAEFIPIAEETNLIIPIGDWVIKEASRQMMEWNKQGLNDIKMSINISPRQFHCQDFAEIISNFAEEYSLNTKMFELEITESTLQNIDLSLNILHKLKSLGFNISIDDFGKGYSSLSYLKYLPIDTIKIDKTFVDDITDPVHKGSLVKAIIDMGHNMNFSVIAEGIENEEQLDFLKVNHCVLG; this comes from the coding sequence ATGAGACGATTGGAGAGAGCAACAATGATCTATAAAAACAGTCAAACGAAATGGATCATTACCCTTTGTTTATGTGTTGTTCTATCAATGCTTGTAAATATCTTTTATCACTTTCTAAATCATGTTGTATTCATTTTACTGCATCTTCTTTTCAGCCTTATTTCCATCTTTTCCTTGATGGTGCTGTTAAAGAACATTTCTGCCCTTATAATGGAGCTGAAAAACAGCAGCACTAAATTGCAGACTATTTTTGAAACGATGGATATGGCAATTTGGTTTCACGATTATAAGATAGGAACATTATTTATCACTTCGGGAATGGAAAGAATTTATGGTCGATCAACAGCAGAATTTTACCAAAATATTGATTTATGGAAAGAAGTAGTTCATGAAGACGACCGAGGTCTGATAACGGAAAGACTGGAAGCATTAAAGACCGAAAAAGAAGTCACAAGCATATACCGAATTATACGGCCAGACGGTCAAATCCGCTGGATTAAAGACAAGGGCATTCCCTTATATGACGGTAATGGCAAAATGATAGAATTCACTAGCATTTTTTTTGATATAACGGAAAGCAAAGAAAATGAAGACCGTTTTAGTACACTTGTGGAAATGTCGCCTGACATAATTGCTGTTGTCAGTAACTACGAAATGCTTTATATCAACTTTGCAGGCAGTAAGCTCATTGGTGCATCCAATCCATTAGAGCTCGTTGGCAACACCGTGTATGAGTTGCTGTCAACGGAAGACTATGAAAAGATTAATCACGAGTTTTCCATTAACGGCGCTAAAAATTTGAGAGTAGAAGTGCAAATTAAAACATTACAGCAAAAAGTAATGGATGTTGAGTTGTCCTGCATGCCAATTTTATTCGCGGGAAGTCATGCCGTGCTTGTTGTTGGGCGAGACATTACAGAACGAAAGAAATCTGATACTTTAATTAAGCGTTTGGCATATAATGACACGTTAACCGATTTGCCGAATAGAAACAGCTGTATGGTCTATTTGCATGATCGTATCCACTGTCTTGCTGTTGAAAGCTTGTATGTGCTGTTTTTGGATCTTGACCAATTTAAGCGGATAAATGACACGAGGGGACATTCAACAGGAGATATGATTCTAAAGGAGGTAGCTAATCGCTTGAAATCTTCTCTTGAAGAAGGTGATTTCGTTGCAAGGCTTGGCGGAGATGAATTTGTCATAATCCTCGAAAATGCAGACTTACAGGAAATAAAAAGTAAAGCAGACAAAATTCTGGAGGCTTTCACGCAGCCGCTTTTCATTAAGATGGAAGAGTTTTTCGTCACACCAAGCATAGGCATCAGCCATTATCCATCTGATGGTAAAGACCAGGAAACATTAATTAAAAATGCAGATGCGGCAATGTATCTGGCTAAGGATAATGGCAAAAACAATTATCAGTTTTATTCCCACGCACTGGAGGAAAGCAGTTCGAGAAAAATGGTGCTGGAAATGGCTTTAAGAAAAGCGATTAAGCTTAATGAGCTTTCTTTAGTTTATCAGCCTCAATTTAACATTATTACAGGTGAGATTTTTGGGGTGGAAGCATTATTGCGCTGGAAGCATCCCCAATTTGGATTTGTTTCTCCAGCCGAATTTATTCCAATCGCTGAGGAAACAAACTTAATTATTCCAATTGGAGACTGGGTTATAAAAGAAGCATCCAGGCAGATGATGGAATGGAACAAGCAAGGCTTAAATGATATTAAAATGTCGATTAATATATCGCCAAGACAATTTCATTGTCAAGATTTTGCAGAGATTATCAGTAATTTTGCAGAAGAGTACAGCTTGAACACAAAAATGTTTGAATTAGAAATTACAGAAAGCACGCTGCAAAATATTGATTTATCTTTGAATATCCTGCATAAGCTGAAAAGTTTAGGTTTTAATATTTCAATTGATGATTTTGGCAAAGGCTATTCTTCTTTAAGCTATTTAAAGTATTTGCCGATTGATACGATTAAAATAGACAAAACATTTGTCGATGATATAACAGATCCAGTTCATAAAGGGTCGTTAGTAAAAGCAATTATTGATATGGGTCATAATATGAATTTTTCTGTTATTGCCGAGGGGATAGAGAACGAAGAACAGCTAGATTTCTTAAAAGTTAATCATTGTGTACTTGGATAA
- a CDS encoding ribonuclease H family protein, whose product MAKQKYYVVWKGRKPGIYKTWAECERQTKGFQGASFKSFPTLAEAEQAYKQGGFSSSSAAGKSSNAASSSSSLPIDENSISVDAACSGNPGMMEYQGVDTKTGERIFHYGPVFGTNNIGEFLGIVHALVMLKKQGKNTTIYSDSMTALSWVRNKKANTSLTRDSRTEQLWQMIERAEAWLKENSYENKIIKWETHFHGEIKADFGRK is encoded by the coding sequence ATGGCAAAACAAAAATATTATGTCGTGTGGAAAGGTCGTAAGCCGGGGATTTATAAAACCTGGGCTGAATGCGAAAGGCAGACAAAGGGCTTTCAAGGTGCGTCCTTTAAATCGTTTCCGACATTGGCAGAAGCAGAGCAAGCATATAAGCAAGGCGGATTCAGTTCGTCTTCCGCAGCAGGAAAAAGCAGCAATGCAGCTAGTAGCAGTTCTTCTCTGCCGATTGACGAAAACAGCATTTCAGTAGATGCAGCATGCAGCGGAAATCCTGGCATGATGGAGTATCAAGGTGTCGACACAAAAACTGGTGAAAGAATCTTCCATTACGGTCCTGTGTTTGGCACAAATAATATTGGCGAATTTCTAGGAATTGTCCATGCCCTTGTGATGCTTAAAAAACAAGGAAAAAACACAACCATATACAGTGACAGCATGACTGCACTGTCATGGGTGCGCAATAAAAAAGCCAATACAAGTCTCACTCGAGACAGCCGTACAGAACAGCTTTGGCAAATGATTGAACGTGCAGAAGCATGGCTGAAGGAAAACAGCTATGAAAACAAAATTATCAAGTGGGAAACCCATTTTCACGGCGAGATTAAAGCTGATTTTGGCCGGAAATAG
- a CDS encoding LLM class flavin-dependent oxidoreductase — MKYGFWLPIFGGWLRNVENENMPPTFDYAKKVIQSAESWGFDTTLIAELYLNDIKGPERDSLEAWSTAAALAAVTDKIEIMTAIRPGFHNPAVAAKMAANIDHISNGRFTLNVVSAWWEEEARQYGGIFTEHDERYERTEEFLAVLKGLWTEETFSYKGKFYDIKEAKLSPKPVQKPNPILYAGGESPKGKAVIAETCDAYVMHGGTVDEISLKIQDMQKKRKEFGKDLFTSFGMAAYVICRDTEEEAQEELARITDVKESSAYAGFDDFVNKSQLEQQIKLQDYSVSNRGLRPGLIGTPEQIAKKIVEYEDAGITLLLLQFSPQLEEMQRFSEQVMPLVASLKKEREVTK; from the coding sequence ATGAAATATGGATTTTGGCTGCCTATTTTTGGCGGATGGCTTAGAAATGTAGAAAATGAAAACATGCCGCCTACATTCGATTATGCAAAAAAGGTCATTCAAAGTGCAGAAAGTTGGGGCTTTGATACAACGTTGATTGCAGAACTATACTTAAATGATATTAAAGGCCCTGAAAGAGATTCATTAGAAGCCTGGTCAACTGCCGCTGCACTTGCAGCAGTTACCGATAAAATAGAAATTATGACAGCGATCCGTCCTGGGTTTCACAATCCTGCAGTTGCTGCTAAGATGGCCGCCAATATCGATCATATTAGCAACGGCCGATTCACCTTAAACGTTGTGTCTGCATGGTGGGAGGAAGAAGCTAGGCAGTATGGCGGGATCTTCACAGAGCACGATGAGAGATATGAGCGTACAGAGGAATTCTTAGCTGTTTTAAAAGGATTATGGACAGAAGAAACATTCAGTTATAAAGGGAAATTCTACGACATTAAAGAAGCAAAGCTTTCTCCTAAACCTGTGCAGAAGCCTAATCCAATCCTTTATGCAGGCGGAGAAAGCCCGAAAGGCAAAGCAGTCATTGCTGAAACCTGCGATGCTTATGTGATGCATGGCGGTACAGTCGATGAGATTTCTCTAAAAATTCAAGATATGCAGAAGAAAAGGAAAGAGTTTGGAAAAGATTTGTTTACGTCCTTTGGAATGGCTGCCTATGTTATTTGCCGTGATACAGAGGAAGAAGCACAAGAAGAGCTTGCTAGAATTACAGATGTGAAAGAATCCTCTGCCTATGCAGGCTTTGATGATTTTGTAAATAAATCACAGCTAGAACAGCAAATTAAATTGCAAGATTATTCTGTTTCTAACAGAGGCTTGAGACCAGGACTTATCGGCACTCCAGAGCAAATTGCTAAAAAAATTGTTGAATATGAAGATGCCGGCATTACGCTGCTCTTGCTGCAATTCTCTCCTCAGCTCGAAGAAATGCAACGATTTTCAGAACAAGTTATGCCCCTTGTCGCATCATTAAAAAAAGAAAGAGAAGTGACGAAGTGA
- a CDS encoding alpha-L-glutamate ligase, translated as MSKVYVIHENSEWTVHLTRRLEELNIPFEEWDLSEGNFDLTEEPPEGIFYSRMSASSHTRGHRYAAEYTSAVLEWLESYGRTVINGTGALRLEVSKAAQYAALFKHGIKTPRTLVATGSEQIIQAARKLGDPSFITKHNRAGKGLGVRLFHSIEELERYVYGPEFEEPVDGITLIQQYIETPDQSITRCEFVGGKFVYAVKVDTAGGFELCPADACQINDLFCPVGERVEDKPSFTIQTEFNEPIIEKYEQFLQAQNIKVAGIEFMKDKDGNLYTYDINTNTNYNADAEKEAGIFGMLQLAEYLQGLLQKQYGVPN; from the coding sequence ATGAGTAAAGTTTATGTTATCCATGAAAACAGTGAATGGACTGTTCATTTAACGAGACGTTTGGAGGAGCTTAATATTCCATTTGAGGAATGGGATTTGTCAGAAGGCAATTTTGACTTAACTGAAGAACCGCCTGAAGGAATTTTCTACAGCCGTATGAGCGCTTCCTCCCATACGCGAGGCCACCGCTATGCGGCAGAATATACTTCTGCTGTGCTCGAATGGCTGGAATCATACGGCAGAACTGTGATAAATGGAACGGGCGCACTTCGACTTGAAGTGAGCAAAGCGGCCCAATACGCGGCCTTGTTCAAACATGGTATTAAAACACCTAGAACGCTTGTGGCTACAGGAAGTGAGCAAATTATCCAAGCTGCTAGAAAACTAGGCGATCCTTCTTTTATTACGAAACATAACAGAGCAGGAAAAGGCTTAGGTGTCCGCCTGTTCCATTCAATCGAAGAGCTGGAAAGATATGTGTATGGCCCTGAATTTGAAGAGCCTGTTGATGGAATCACGCTCATTCAACAATATATTGAAACACCTGACCAAAGCATTACACGCTGCGAGTTTGTCGGCGGCAAGTTTGTGTATGCAGTGAAGGTTGACACAGCAGGCGGCTTTGAACTGTGCCCGGCAGATGCGTGCCAGATCAATGATCTCTTCTGCCCTGTCGGCGAACGGGTGGAAGACAAGCCAAGCTTCACCATCCAAACAGAGTTTAATGAGCCTATCATTGAAAAGTATGAACAGTTTCTGCAAGCACAAAACATTAAAGTAGCAGGAATTGAATTTATGAAAGATAAAGATGGAAACTTGTATACGTACGATATCAACACAAACACTAATTATAATGCGGATGCTGAAAAAGAAGCTGGTATATTCGGGATGCTGCAGCTTGCTGAATATTTGCAGGGGTTACTGCAAAAACAATACGGAGTTCCAAACTAA
- the dacB gene encoding D-alanyl-D-alanine carboxypeptidase/D-alanyl-D-alanine-endopeptidase, protein MLKRRKFVLLPVMIGMIVLQLSGTISFHVEANAKGNEGELNSQMNSLLNTIPELKGSLTGISIRDQNSGQVLFEQMAVTRLAPASNLKLLTAAAALSVLGPDYRFQTEIYTDGKLEDGVLSGNVYLKGKGDTTLLASDLDKIAEHLHAKGINQINGSIIGDASWYDDVPYSVDLAWSDESTYYGAPVSALTMSPDKEYDAGTIMMKVKPGAKAGSRALVSVLPSSLKLEINNKTTTAAQGAKEDIEAEREHGGESISLKGNIPKGAEETKVWVAVESPPDMVLDVFTQALAKQNITWTGQVKEGKTPDLSTPIIVHKSMPLSELLIPFMKLSNNTIGETLLKEMGRVEKGEGSFDEGIAVLRDQLTQFGLDKNKILLRDGSGISPIDLITANDLSTLLFNVQKHAWFPIYEKALPVSGNKDRMIGGTLRNRLFSENTKGAVKAKTGTLSAVSSLSGYVRSKSGKTYIFSILLNHLMDEKQGKAIEDQIVELLASQ, encoded by the coding sequence ATGTTGAAAAGACGTAAATTCGTACTGCTTCCTGTTATGATTGGAATGATTGTGTTACAACTGAGCGGAACCATTTCCTTTCATGTGGAAGCAAATGCTAAAGGAAATGAGGGCGAGCTGAACAGTCAAATGAACAGCTTGCTCAACACCATCCCTGAATTAAAGGGAAGTCTCACTGGTATCAGCATTCGTGATCAAAACAGCGGCCAAGTGTTGTTTGAACAAATGGCTGTAACGAGATTAGCTCCTGCTTCGAATTTAAAGCTGTTAACAGCAGCTGCTGCTCTTTCGGTTTTAGGTCCTGACTACCGTTTTCAGACAGAGATTTACACAGACGGAAAGCTGGAAGATGGGGTGTTGAGTGGGAATGTCTATCTGAAAGGAAAAGGAGATACAACATTACTGGCAAGTGATTTAGATAAAATTGCTGAACATTTGCATGCTAAAGGGATTAATCAAATTAATGGCAGTATTATTGGAGATGCGAGCTGGTATGATGATGTGCCGTACTCAGTTGATTTAGCCTGGAGTGATGAATCCACCTATTATGGAGCACCAGTTTCTGCTTTGACTATGTCACCAGATAAAGAATATGATGCAGGCACTATAATGATGAAGGTGAAACCTGGGGCAAAAGCTGGAAGCAGGGCACTCGTCAGTGTTTTGCCTTCTTCACTTAAGCTTGAAATAAACAATAAAACCACAACTGCCGCACAAGGAGCAAAAGAGGATATAGAGGCAGAAAGGGAGCATGGCGGGGAATCTATCAGCTTAAAGGGAAATATCCCAAAAGGTGCAGAGGAAACAAAGGTTTGGGTAGCAGTAGAAAGTCCTCCGGATATGGTGCTGGATGTCTTTACGCAAGCATTGGCAAAACAGAACATTACTTGGACAGGTCAAGTTAAGGAAGGGAAAACTCCAGATTTGTCCACTCCAATTATTGTGCATAAATCCATGCCGCTGTCAGAACTGCTTATTCCATTTATGAAGCTCAGTAATAATACGATAGGAGAAACACTCTTAAAGGAAATGGGCAGAGTGGAAAAAGGGGAAGGCAGCTTTGATGAGGGAATTGCTGTTTTGCGGGACCAATTGACACAATTTGGTCTAGATAAAAACAAAATACTTCTGCGCGATGGTTCTGGCATTTCGCCAATTGATTTAATAACAGCAAACGATTTGTCAACATTGCTTTTCAACGTGCAAAAGCATGCTTGGTTTCCGATTTATGAAAAGGCACTGCCTGTCTCCGGCAATAAAGATAGAATGATTGGCGGCACACTGCGCAACCGTCTTTTTTCTGAAAATACAAAAGGGGCAGTTAAAGCAAAAACAGGTACATTATCTGCAGTCAGCTCCCTGTCAGGCTATGTTAGAAGTAAAAGCGGCAAAACATACATATTCTCGATTTTGTTGAATCACTTAATGGATGAAAAGCAGGGCAAGGCCATAGAAGATCAAATTGTGGAATTGTTAGCATCCCAATAA
- a CDS encoding EamA family transporter, translating into MSWLIYAILSAVCAALVGIFGKIGLQNVDANTATAVRAMIMTVFLFIIVAIEGNLHKIPSIISDKKNFMFIVLSGIAGATSWLFYFLALKTGKVTQVAPIDKLSVVLAALIAIIFLGEKISLLNGVGIGLITIGVILAALH; encoded by the coding sequence TTGTCTTGGTTAATTTATGCTATTCTTTCAGCCGTTTGTGCAGCATTAGTTGGTATCTTTGGGAAAATTGGCTTGCAAAATGTTGATGCTAATACAGCAACAGCTGTCAGAGCAATGATTATGACAGTTTTTCTCTTCATCATTGTAGCGATAGAAGGCAACCTGCATAAAATTCCGAGCATTATTTCTGATAAAAAGAATTTCATGTTTATTGTATTGAGCGGCATCGCAGGGGCTACTTCGTGGCTGTTCTACTTTCTAGCATTAAAAACAGGAAAGGTCACACAAGTAGCGCCAATTGATAAATTGAGTGTCGTTTTGGCTGCACTTATCGCTATCATTTTCTTAGGAGAAAAGATTAGTCTTCTGAACGGTGTAGGGATTGGATTAATTACAATAGGTGTTATTTTAGCAGCACTTCATTAA